The nucleotide window GCAGCGCCACGCTGCCGATAATCACAAACGGACGGCGGCCAAACTTATCACTCATCAAGCCCATAACCGGCTGGATAAACAGCATACCAATCATGATAGCGATAATGATCAGGACGCCGTGATCTTCAGAATAGTGAAGATTGTGCGACAGGTAGCTTGGCATATACGTCAACAGCATGTAGTAAGTGACGTTGGTTGAGAGCACCAGACCAATACAGGCCAGCAAACTTTTCCAGTGTTTGGTAGCGATCTCTTTGAAAGAGACTTTTGGTCCATCAGCCAGACCTTCGCGATCGCCTTTTTCAAGTTTATCCACATGCTGCTGGAACGCAGGTGTCTCTTCCAGCGCGTTACGCAGATAGATCCCAATCAGACCAAGCGGCAGCGCAACAAAGAACGGCACGCGCCAGCCCCACTCCAGGAATTTGGCTTCGCCGATCACGGCGGAAATCAGTACGACCAGGCCTGCGCCGGTCACAAATCCCACGATGGAGCCGAAATCGAGCCAGCTTCCCATAAAGCCGCGTTTGCGGTCGGGAGAATATTCCGCCACAAAGATGGAAGCACCGGTATATTCGCCGCCCACCGAGAAGCCCTGAGCCATTTTACAGAGCAGCAGCAGCACAGGTGCCCAGACGCCAATGGAGGCGTAGGAGGGTATCAGGCCGATACAGAAAGTACTGACGGACATAATCACAATGGTGATAGAGAGTATTTTCTGACGGCCGTACTTGTCACCCAGTGCACCAAAGAACAGGCCACCCAGCGGACGAATCAGGAAAGGAACAGAGAAGGTTGCCAGTGCGGCAATCATCTGTAGGCCGGGATCGGCACCCGGGAAGAACACCTGACCCAATGCATAGGCCACAAAGCCATAAACCCCAAAGTCAAACCACTCCATGGCGTTGCCCAGCGACGCTGCGGTAATGGCTTTGCGTAACCTGGCATCATCAATGATCGTTACGTCTTTTAAGCCTATCGGCTTAACACGCTTCCTACGTAGCTTCATATAAAACACCCTGTGATTGTCTGTTTCCCGATTAAATTTTGTCCGGTTTGCCAGAGCGATACCCACGGCTCATGGCAAAATGGTACAAATAGTGTAGGGCTATATACCCTACAGGCAGCGATTTGTAGCGGGTATTTGCCCCGCTCAACAAATATCTGTCTGCTTTCAGTATATCGTTTCTTCCGGCACGAACATAATTTCTCCCTGAAATCAGGGTGACTGAAGAGATCGTTCAATCATTTTATGCCGCAGCGTTTTGCCTGAATGGCCTGAATCACAGCGGGTTATCCTGAAGGGTGAGGAGACACTGAAAACTATTATATTGTGACGGGGGAAATACCCATCGTATTTACAGGCAAATAACGAACAAATTTTATATTCTGAATTAAGTTAAATTAATGAATATTTTCGATAAAGTCCGCTGCTGCGCCTGAAGAAACTATAAGTCATACTCTCTGGCGCTTTATAGCGAAGCCAGCCATGTATAATAAAAAATCCCCCGTCTTTAAAAATCATTTTCTTAATAGCGTTGACAGGATTGAAGTTAATTTGGCTGCCTGGCGAGAATATCACGCCTTTTCCCTGTTAACTGTCCGGGTATTTGCCCGCAAAATGCGTGGCAAAAAGGCGCTGTCAGCGTCGATATGACGCTGGAGAGAGAGGTTATTCAGCGTAAAATAATTTTTCATCAGGCAGAAAAATTAAACAATCGTGGGCTTCTGGGGTTGAAAAGTGAGCGGATGCTGACCTTCCTGTTGGATCCACGCCATTAATGCCTCACTGCTCATCGGCCGCGCATAAAGATAACCCTGAATAAATATGACGCCGCGCGCCTGCAAATACGCCAGCTGTTTCACTGTTTCCACCCCCTCTGCCACTATGCTGAGCTTCAGCTTCTGACTGAGCATGATAATGGCATCCAGCACCGGCGCTTCCCCCTCTGCCGATTCGATCGCATTCACAAAGCCACGATCGATTTTCAGATAGTCGAGCGGGAAGGTCTGCAAATAGGAGAGCGAACAGTGGCCGGTTCCGAAGTCATCAATGGCTATCCGAATCCCTTCCCGGCGCAACGTCTCCAGCTTCTGAATCACCTCATCCCCGTCTGATATCAGGCTGCGCTCCGTCAGCTCAAGGGTAATATTGGGCTGATGGGAAGCCATTTGAGCGGCAAAATTTCTGATATCCGCCACGAAATCGGGATGCTGAATATGCTCGCCGGCAATATTGATGGCGATATGGAAACCGGGAGGCACCTGCCAGCTACGCGCCTCTTCGGCAATCGTCTGCAGTAGATGCTGCGTAAGCGGCACAATCATCTCTTCCTCTTCTGCTGCGCCGATAAACAGGTCAGGCCGCGCCCAGTTACCATTTGGCAACTGCCAGCGCATCAGCGCTTCAACGCCGCTAAACGTTCCGGTTTCTATGTTACAGACCGGCTGATAATGAACCGAAAACTCCCGTCGTAACAGCGCCTGGCGCAGCTGATCGTGTATCGAGACTTTGCGCTTCAGCCAGTTATTGGTGCTCATCATCAGAAGCAGAGAAAAAATGGTCGCCATGGGGAAATAGGTCATTAACCCCTGCCGCCAGGTAAGGGCGAGATCGGCTGGCGGCGAGATAACGGTTGCATCCACAGGATATCGCTTTGAGCTGACAGTCAGCGTATGCGAGCGCAGCAGAGAAGGGCTGTTCGCCGGGGTAAAGGCGCTGTCGATGGCGTAGCCGCCACCAAACTGCAGCGAGATGTTATAGCCATGGCTTTTCCCCACCGCATGCATAAAATCCAGCAGATACTGCCCATCCACCACCGCATAGCTACTGAACTGATTGGGCAGATCGCGCATATACATAACGGCCGGACGATCCCTGACGGAAAACGTGCCGGAGAGAGAGAGCATCCACCAGGCTTTACGCGGCTCTGGCGCAGGGCGCAGAAGCATGCTTGAGAGATCGCCCTTCATCCCGCCAAAGATAGAGGAGCAGGTCACCATCCCATCCTGCATCAGGCCAATAGATCGGAAGTAGGGAAACTGCGAGGCGTACTGCTGAAGCTGTTCATTAATATCGCTGCAACTTTTGCCTGAGAGTTTGCGCAGATAGCCGACCATATTCCAGGCCTGATCGCTGATCGCTTCTGCCTGGTTCAGCAGCATTGAAGCCGTGACGGCTTGCTGCCGCGTAACAATCTGACGGGCATCTATATAGGTAAAAATCAGGCAGAGGAGTAATGGCGTCAGCCCGGCAATGGTTAACAGCAACCCCTTGCGGTCAGGGGTTCTTTTAAAAATTGAGTCCACACTATCCCCCTGTCATGCAACAAAAATGGCAAAACCCTCTCTCCAGCCTGCGCTTCTGACGGCTCAGGATACAGGCGGCCGCACAGTCTGCCTGCATCATAAACTCAGCGCCTGGTCTTTGGTCAAGTTTCTGCACACTATTGCTGGAATGACTGCTTCTTCTTCTCTGGCTGGGGGCCACCTTATCTTTCTCCCTGAGGCATTATCTTCTGTGACGACAGATGGCAAGATAACGCCTCGGCAGCAGACTGTTAAGCTTTTAACCGGACAACCTCTCCGCTGGTCAGCGACGCCAGCGCCGCGTCGGCCAGACGTAGCGCCTGCAATCCATCCTCGCCGCCTGGCGTTACTGCGGTGCCGCTTTTCAGATGCGTTATCAGGCTGGCGAACTCAAGCCGGTAGGCTTCCGCGTAGCGCTGCAGGAAGAAATACATCGGCTTCTGCGCCACCACGCCGCTCAGTGAGGATTTCACCAGGCTGCTTTCAGGCAGATTAGTTACCGCCAGCATCCCTTCACTGCCATGCACTTCAATACGCTGGTCGTAACCATAAGTCGCACGGCGGCTGTTGGTGATCACTGCCATTTTGCCGCTGGCGCAGGTCAGGGTGACAATGGCCGTATCGATATCGCCTAACGCTTTGATCGCGGGATCAACCAGTGAAGAGGCGCTGGCATAGACGGTAACGGGCTCTTCCTGCAGCAGCCAGCGCGCCATATCAAAGTCATGAATGGTCATATCACGGAACAGACCGCCGGAGGTTTTCAGGTACTCTGCGGGCGGTGCGCCAGGGTCACGGGAGCTGATAGTCACAATCTCAGTCTGACCAATTTCTCCGGCAGCCAGACTTTGCTGCAGCTGCGCCATGCTGGGATCAAAACGGCGGTTGAAACCCACCATTAGCGTCACCCCTGTTTCCTTCACCGTGGCCAGGCAGCGCTCCACGCGTTCCAGACTGAGGTCGACCGGCTTCTCGCAGAAAATGGCTTTACCGGCCCGCGCTGCCGCCTCAATCAGATCCGCGTGGGTATTGGTTGCGCTACAGATGGCAACAAGCTGGATGCTGCTGTCATTCAGGGCCTGCTCGGCCGTCGCTACCTGGGCGCCAAATTTTTCGGCCAGCGCCTGCGCGGCAGGCTGGTAGAGATCCACCACATATTGCAAACGGCAGTCAGGATGGGCAGCAATGTTGGCGGCGTGAATTTGGCCGATACGACCGGCACCAAACAGGGCGACGTTATACATGATCAGATTCCTTGGTTAAGAGACGAAATGTCTGCAGAGAGTGATCGTTTTTGGCCGGAATAAAGTCAAAGCAAAGGGCAAACGGCATCATCAAAAAATGCGGTAAATCACAGATTTAATTGAGGTGAAAGCCATCAATCAGCGCTTAACTGGCTGGAATCAGCAGCTTAGCATCGCTGGCTTAATCACCGCTTTTGGCTATGATGAAAAACACCTCATTACCCCCTTTTTGGGAGCAGGTATGTCGGAGAAAAACGGCTGGAAAGGACCCACTATCGCCACCATCGCGGAAGAGGCGGGCTTGAGCATGGCTACCGTTGACAGAGTCGTGAACGCCCGCCCCGGCGTACGTGAAGTCACGCGTAAAAAGGTGATGCTGGCGATCCAGCGGCTGGGCGGGCAGTGGGATGAGAGCGGCACGCCAGCATCGCGCCGGCGCATCGCTTTTATCTGCGAGTCCGGCACCAGCTTTATCAGCCTGGTGGAGAAAGAGGCCCGACGTTACATCGCCGCACATCCTGAAATTGCCTTCAGTTTTGACAGCGTGCCTAACGTTCAGGTCAATACCGGGCGCTTCAGCGAGCTGATCGTCCGGCGTGCGGCGGAATCTGACGCACTGCTGCTGGTGTGCCGCGATGATGTAAAGATCAATCGGGCGGTGCGTGAAGCTGTCGGGAACGGCGTGCCGACGATCTGTCTGACCAGCGATCTGCCCAATTCACGGCGCACCGCCTATGTCGGACTGGAACAGATCAGCACCGGAGCCACCGCTGGCTGGCTGATGGGCCGCATGTTGCCAAAACGGCCCGGAAATATTTTGCTGATCTTCAGCTCCACCTACCGGACGCAGGAGGAGCGGGAAGTGGGCTTCCGGCGGGCTTTACGGGCTGAATTTCCCCATCTGACCATCGTGGAGAGGGTGAACACCAATGATGAGTCAGCAAGCTCATACCAAAGCGTCAAAAAGTTCCTTGAAGAGAATCCGCCCATGGCTGGCATCTACAACATGGCTGGCGGAAACCGCGGCGTGGCTAAAGCTCTGACGGAGAAAGGGCTGGCGAACGAGGTGCTGTTTATTGGCCACGAATTGAGCGACTACACGCGAACCCTGCTGGAAACGGGGGAGATGGATATCGTGCTGGGCCATGATATCCAGCGTGAAATAGAGCTGGGCGTGGAGGCCCTCGATCGCTTGCGCACCGGCGGGCAGATTCAGAATATCAACACGCCGCTGCTGATCTACACCCGTTACGCCCATTTCTGAACCCTGAGGCGTTAAGCGGGCAAAATTTTCAGCGCATTGGTATGCTGCAAGAGGATAATCCACCTGAACCGGAGACGACTGCAGCATGAAAATGAGCGACATTCCGTTTGGTACCACCGCATGGGCTGCGCTGGCCGCTACTGAGCATCCTGGCGAAACAGGCAGAGCGCTCTGGCGTACTCAGCAGTTCGGCGAAGTTCGGGTCAGAATGGTGGAATATAGCGCGGGTTACCTGGCAGATCACTGGTGTTCAAAAGGGCATATTCTGCTGTGCCTTTCTGGTGAGCTACATACCGAGCTGGAGGACGGAAGGGTGTTTACCCTGACGCCGGGCATGAGTTATCAGGTGGCGGATAGTGCGGAAGCGCACCGCTCCTGGAGTGATTCCGGTGCGCAGCTGTTTATCGTTGATTAACGGTACGAGAGGCGGCGGCAGGTGTTTGCCTGCCGCCGCAGGCGTGAATTTACTCCTGAAAGTAGATCTGTTTTAGGGCAACTTCTACTCCTCTGACCTCCGCCAGCCCCTTCAGGCGACCAATGGCGGAATAGCCCGGGTTGGTTTTTTTCTGCAGATCGTCCAGCATCTGATGGCCATGATCGGGACGCATCGGAATAGGGCGCAGATTGCCCTGCTGGCGACGGCGCTGCTCTTCCGCCAGGATCACCTTCACCACGCCGACCATATCCACATCTCCTGCCAGATGCGCGGCTTCGTGGAAGCTTTTCGGATTAGCTTCCCGCTTTGTTGCGCGCAGATGAGCGAAATGAATGCGGTCCGAGAACGCCTCTGCCATTTTCACCAGCTCATTGTCCGGACGCACGCCATAGGAGCCGGTGCAGAAGGTAAAGCCGTTGTGCACGCTCTCTACACTCTCTTTCAGCCACTGCATATCTTCCTGGGTAGAAACGATGCGCGGCAGGCCGAGTATTGGACGCGGTGGATCGTCAGGGTGCACCGCCAGCATAATTCCGGCCGCTTCCGCCACCGGGACGACAGCCGCAAGAAAATCGGCCATATGCCGGCGTAAACCCGCTTTATCAATGCCGTCATACTGGGAAAGCTGCGCCTGGAACTGCTGCAGAGTGTAGCCCTCTTCAGCCCCTGGCAGACCCGCAATGATGTTACGTGTCAGCGTTGCAATCGCCTCTGGCGTCATTGCGGCAAAATAGTCAGCCGCCTCTTGATGTTCCTGCTCGTCATAATCCTGCGTGGCGCCCGGCCGCTGCAAAATGTGCAGTTCGAAAGCGGCAAAGGCGATATGGTCAAAACGCAGCGCTTTTGCGCCATCCGGCAAGGTCCAGGCGAGATCGGTACGGGTCCAGTCGAGTACCGGCATAAAGTTATAGCAGACGGTATCAATACCGCAGAGACCCAGATTGCGAATCGACTGCTGATAATTCGCGATAAAGCGCTGATAATCACCACGCTGCGTTTTAATCGACTCATGAACAGGAATGCTCTCGACCACCGACCAGACCAGCCCTTTTTCTGCGAGCAGCGCCTGGCGCGCTTTGATCTCCTCAACCGGCCAGATCTCGCCGTTGGGAATATGGTGCAGGGCGGTAACAATGCCCGTGGCGCCCGCCTGACGGGCATCATCCAGAGAGACCGGATCGTTCGGGCCGTACCAGCGCCATGTATGTTCCATCTGAAGACTCCTTAACGTAAGCAGGAGGGCAATCGGGCCGCTCAGTATCGCCCGGGCCATTGTTGAAGGCGATACTCAGCAAGCCAAAGCGTGAAGGGGGTCCTGTTCTCTCTGCCGGTGAAGGGCTGGTGACAGTAGCTGGTCACCCGGTTGTGGCAACGGGCGGCTTACCTTCTGCCTATCTTTATCTTGTTTTCAGGGCTCTGATCGATGGTGGTTTTCTGCACGCGCAAGCGCTTTACTTTAGGCCTGCCGTTCCCCAGCAGGATCGCCAGCTTACTGCCCCCAGGCGTGGTTTCCATCAGGATCTTACAGACGCTGGTCAACGGCACCGACAGCAGCATCCCCACCGGCCCCAGCAGCCAGCCCCAGAAAATCAGCGACAGGAACACCACCAGGCTGGAAAGGCCCAGCCCTTTGCCCATCACTCTGGGTTCAAGCATATTGCCGAACACCGTATGGATGGCAATAAACAGGGTTCCGACCAGCGCTGCCTCATAAACACTGTTCAGCAGCAGCGCCTGAATCAAAGGAGGGATCCCGGCAATAACCGGGCCGATATTGGGAATGTAGTTAAGGATAAAGGCCACCACGCCCCAGAGCAGGGCAAACTTGACATCCAGCAGCAGCAACGCCAGCCAGACCGAAGCACCAGTTATCAGGCTGATCAACGTTTTAAGCGCCAGGTAATGGGTGACACCTTTCAGCGCCTTGTGCAGTCCGGCGATGCGAATTTTAGGGTTCACCAGTGCAAAGCGGAGTTTATAAGGCAAGTGGTGGACTTCAAACAGCATAAAGACCACGGTCATCAACAGCAGCACGATATTGGTCATCGCTCCCGAGAACTGGCTCAGCACGGTGGTCGCCATGTTCATCATGGCGTTAGGATCGAGCCGTTCCGCCATCCGGTCGGTGGAGAGATTGATATTAAACGTGGCGGCAAAATGCTGAACGATGCCGAGCTTATGCTCGAGCTGGCTGCGGATCTGTGGATAAATATCGCTGAATTCGTTTGCTGCCCCGGCCACCATCGCCACCAGCAGAGCAAAACAGATGAGCACGCCGCTCATCACCAGACCTATCGCCAGCCCGCGTCTGACGCCCCGGCGCATCAGAATAGTGACTAACGGATTCAGTACAATAGCCAGAAACATGGCCAGCAAAAAGGGCACCATAATGTCCGAGGCGGCTTTGATGCCCGCGAGGATCACCACCAGCATCGCCATCTTTAACAGCATGTTCTGCCCGATCTTTTCCTGCTGTAGTTCGCTCATTCCCATTCCAGTTCAGCTTCAGATGCGTAAGTTTAGCGCTTTTAAGCAGTAAATCGCTGATTTTAAGAAAGGTCGGAAGCTTTTTCCTGGCGCCGCATCAATCCAATCGCTGCCAGCATCAGTACCAGGCTGAGGGTCATGGCAATGCTGGCCATAGCCATGCCCTGACCAATCGAGCCTTGTTCAAACTGGCGCCAGATAAATACGGCCACCGTCTGCGTGCCTGCGGGCGCCAGCAGCAGTGAGGTCACCAGCTCGCGGGAGGCGATGGCAAAGACCATTAACATCGCCGCCAGCAGGCTGGGAAACACCAGCGGCAAAATAATGTGCCGTAACGCCTGCAGGGAACTTGCCCCGTGGACGCGAGCCGCAGGCTCCAGATTGCCGCCAATCTGCTTCAGGGCGCTGCTGACATAGCGTACCGGCCAGGGCAGCAGAAGACAGCAGTAGGAGAGCAGTAAAATCACCCAGCTGTTATAGGGAGAAACCGGCCAGAAAGCGCGGTTCCACAGCAGGATCAGCCCCACGCCCACCACCACACCTGGCAAGGCGGCGGGCAGGAGCGAGAGGGCATCAATCACCTTCGCGCCGCGCATTTTCCCCTCCACGACCAGCCAGGCGACAAAGAACCCCAGCACGCCGGTAATGGCGGCGGCCCCGAGCGCCAGAGCCATGCTGGTGGAGAGGGCGGATAACGCTTCGCTCTGCTGTGCAAAAAGCGCGGAGAAGTGGCGCAGCGTCAGGTTGTCTGCATGCAGCCCGCCAGAGAGGGTGGACATTACGGCGGTAACGATCAGCGAGCAGAGCGGCATCGCCACTACCAGCAGTGACACCACAGTAAATAACACCATCACCGGAAGCGTCCACGCGCCGAGTAAAACCGGGCTGCTCTGGGCGGGCTTGCCGGTAATAGCGGTGACTTCTTTACTGCCGGTGAGCTGCTTTTGCAGGGCAAACGCAGAGAGCGCAATCAACACCAACAGCACGGAAAGCAGCGAGGCACCGGGAAGATCGATCGGCCAGTCCGCCAGCCGCTGCTCAATGCCCACGGTCAGCATCACCACGCCTGCGCGAGGTCCAAGCGCGGCGGGCACCCCAAACTCTTCAATCGCCAGCGTAAAGGCCAGCAAAACACCTGCCGCCAGCGCGGGCAGCGCCATCGGTAACGAAATATGCCAGAACGCGCGCCACGCTGAAGCGCCATGCACCCGGGCAACCGTTGCCAGCCGCTGACCGCTGGCCAGCATGCTGCGGGAGACGGCAAAGTAGACAACGGGAAAAATGTTCAGCGTCATGATCAGCATGATGCCCGTCTGGCTGAACAGCAGGTTATTCAGGTTGCTCCCGCTCAGCTGCTGCACATAACCATTCTGCTGCAGCGCCAGCATCCAGCTCAGGGCGGCAATATAGGGTGGGGTGAGGAACGGGATCAGCAGCATCAGATCCCAGAAGCGCGCCAGCGGAAGATGGAATAACCCGCGAAGCGCCCCTAAAGGAATGCCGAGCAGCGCGCTGCATAAGGCCACGCCTGCCCCTGTTTTCAGCGTGCCTGCCAGCAGAGCAGGCAGCGCCGGATCTGTTATCAGGGCTGGAAGGGTGGAGAACGCTCCCGTCAGCGAGCCTTCGCTCAGCGCGGGAAAAAGCGCCTGCAGCAAAATAAACAGCAGCGGCAGCGCCACCAGAACCGATAACAGAGCCAGGGTAATCAGCGGCATCAGGCGCAGTTTCACAGGCGAATTTCCCGGTCGGAGGATAAACCCCACGGCAGATTAAGGCCGGGCAAAGAGTTTACCAAAGCGTTGCAGAACTTCAGCCCGATCGCTGCTGCCATCGCCTGCAGAGGGCAGCAGTTTCAGATCGCTGAGCAGGGGACGTTTGGCGCCAATATCTGAACGCGCGGGCATCAACCATGCGCTGGCGACCAGCTCCTGGCCCTCCGGCGACAGCACGTAGTCGACAAAGGCTTTAGCCTCTGCCGCATGCTGAGTGGTTTTCAGGATCATCATCGGGCGCGGTGCCACCACCGTGCCGCTGGCAGGGAAGATGACCTTGATCGCTTCGCCATCCTGAATGCTGCCGTAAGAAACGTAATCCACCGCACCGAATACGGCAGCCTTTGCTCCCTGTAACACCGGGGTCAGCGCCTGCGCATTGGGGCCGCCGATCGCCATGCCGTTAGCCTTCAGCTTCTCAAACAGCTGCCAGGCTTGTTCGCCCATGCCGTTTTGCAGACCAATCAGCAGATCCAGAGAAGCGCCGGAAAGCGCAGGATCGGGCGTGGTAACTTTATCCTTAAAATCGGGCGTGGTGAGATCGCGCCACTCTTTCGGCTCCGGCGTGCCGCTTTTGGTGTTCCAGACGATACCCAGCGCAGAGATACCCTGCGCTACGTAGAAATCCGTTTTAAGGAAATCGGGAACTTTGGCCGCGTTGGCGCTCTGATAAGGCAGCAGCCAGCCGCGCTGC belongs to Erwinia pyri and includes:
- a CDS encoding LacI family DNA-binding transcriptional regulator, with the protein product MSEKNGWKGPTIATIAEEAGLSMATVDRVVNARPGVREVTRKKVMLAIQRLGGQWDESGTPASRRRIAFICESGTSFISLVEKEARRYIAAHPEIAFSFDSVPNVQVNTGRFSELIVRRAAESDALLLVCRDDVKINRAVREAVGNGVPTICLTSDLPNSRRTAYVGLEQISTGATAGWLMGRMLPKRPGNILLIFSSTYRTQEEREVGFRRALRAEFPHLTIVERVNTNDESASSYQSVKKFLEENPPMAGIYNMAGGNRGVAKALTEKGLANEVLFIGHELSDYTRTLLETGEMDIVLGHDIQREIELGVEALDRLRTGGQIQNINTPLLIYTRYAHF
- the uxuA gene encoding mannonate dehydratase — translated: MEHTWRWYGPNDPVSLDDARQAGATGIVTALHHIPNGEIWPVEEIKARQALLAEKGLVWSVVESIPVHESIKTQRGDYQRFIANYQQSIRNLGLCGIDTVCYNFMPVLDWTRTDLAWTLPDGAKALRFDHIAFAAFELHILQRPGATQDYDEQEHQEAADYFAAMTPEAIATLTRNIIAGLPGAEEGYTLQQFQAQLSQYDGIDKAGLRRHMADFLAAVVPVAEAAGIMLAVHPDDPPRPILGLPRIVSTQEDMQWLKESVESVHNGFTFCTGSYGVRPDNELVKMAEAFSDRIHFAHLRATKREANPKSFHEAAHLAGDVDMVGVVKVILAEEQRRRQQGNLRPIPMRPDHGHQMLDDLQKKTNPGYSAIGRLKGLAEVRGVEVALKQIYFQE
- the iolG gene encoding inositol 2-dehydrogenase codes for the protein MYNVALFGAGRIGQIHAANIAAHPDCRLQYVVDLYQPAAQALAEKFGAQVATAEQALNDSSIQLVAICSATNTHADLIEAAARAGKAIFCEKPVDLSLERVERCLATVKETGVTLMVGFNRRFDPSMAQLQQSLAAGEIGQTEIVTISSRDPGAPPAEYLKTSGGLFRDMTIHDFDMARWLLQEEPVTVYASASSLVDPAIKALGDIDTAIVTLTCASGKMAVITNSRRATYGYDQRIEVHGSEGMLAVTNLPESSLVKSSLSGVVAQKPMYFFLQRYAEAYRLEFASLITHLKSGTAVTPGGEDGLQALRLADAALASLTSGEVVRLKA
- a CDS encoding AI-2E family transporter, translated to MSELQQEKIGQNMLLKMAMLVVILAGIKAASDIMVPFLLAMFLAIVLNPLVTILMRRGVRRGLAIGLVMSGVLICFALLVAMVAGAANEFSDIYPQIRSQLEHKLGIVQHFAATFNINLSTDRMAERLDPNAMMNMATTVLSQFSGAMTNIVLLLMTVVFMLFEVHHLPYKLRFALVNPKIRIAGLHKALKGVTHYLALKTLISLITGASVWLALLLLDVKFALLWGVVAFILNYIPNIGPVIAGIPPLIQALLLNSVYEAALVGTLFIAIHTVFGNMLEPRVMGKGLGLSSLVVFLSLIFWGWLLGPVGMLLSVPLTSVCKILMETTPGGSKLAILLGNGRPKVKRLRVQKTTIDQSPENKIKIGRR
- the proP gene encoding glycine betaine/L-proline transporter ProP; this encodes MKLRRKRVKPIGLKDVTIIDDARLRKAITAASLGNAMEWFDFGVYGFVAYALGQVFFPGADPGLQMIAALATFSVPFLIRPLGGLFFGALGDKYGRQKILSITIVIMSVSTFCIGLIPSYASIGVWAPVLLLLCKMAQGFSVGGEYTGASIFVAEYSPDRKRGFMGSWLDFGSIVGFVTGAGLVVLISAVIGEAKFLEWGWRVPFFVALPLGLIGIYLRNALEETPAFQQHVDKLEKGDREGLADGPKVSFKEIATKHWKSLLACIGLVLSTNVTYYMLLTYMPSYLSHNLHYSEDHGVLIIIAIMIGMLFIQPVMGLMSDKFGRRPFVIIGSVALLFLAIPCFMLINSNVMGLIFAGLLILAVVLNCFTGVMASSLPAMFPTHIRYSALASAFNISILVAGLTPTLAAWLVEYTANLYMPAYYLMVVAVVGLVTGIMMKETANMPLRGATPAASDIDEAKEILQEHHDNIESKIDDISEQIAELEEKRKHLIHQHPNINE
- a CDS encoding ABC transporter permease — translated: MKLRLMPLITLALLSVLVALPLLFILLQALFPALSEGSLTGAFSTLPALITDPALPALLAGTLKTGAGVALCSALLGIPLGALRGLFHLPLARFWDLMLLIPFLTPPYIAALSWMLALQQNGYVQQLSGSNLNNLLFSQTGIMLIMTLNIFPVVYFAVSRSMLASGQRLATVARVHGASAWRAFWHISLPMALPALAAGVLLAFTLAIEEFGVPAALGPRAGVVMLTVGIEQRLADWPIDLPGASLLSVLLVLIALSAFALQKQLTGSKEVTAITGKPAQSSPVLLGAWTLPVMVLFTVVSLLVVAMPLCSLIVTAVMSTLSGGLHADNLTLRHFSALFAQQSEALSALSTSMALALGAAAITGVLGFFVAWLVVEGKMRGAKVIDALSLLPAALPGVVVGVGLILLWNRAFWPVSPYNSWVILLLSYCCLLLPWPVRYVSSALKQIGGNLEPAARVHGASSLQALRHIILPLVFPSLLAAMLMVFAIASRELVTSLLLAPAGTQTVAVFIWRQFEQGSIGQGMAMASIAMTLSLVLMLAAIGLMRRQEKASDLS
- a CDS encoding ABC transporter substrate-binding protein; its protein translation is MKSILTKKTGAIVAMIFTSAMMIKDANALTVYTAGPGTLAKKLAAGYEKQSGTKVNIFQATTGKVMARLEAEQANPLADVLISASWDTAEELQQRGWLLPYQSANAAKVPDFLKTDFYVAQGISALGIVWNTKSGTPEPKEWRDLTTPDFKDKVTTPDPALSGASLDLLIGLQNGMGEQAWQLFEKLKANGMAIGGPNAQALTPVLQGAKAAVFGAVDYVSYGSIQDGEAIKVIFPASGTVVAPRPMMILKTTQHAAEAKAFVDYVLSPEGQELVASAWLMPARSDIGAKRPLLSDLKLLPSAGDGSSDRAEVLQRFGKLFARP
- a CDS encoding DHCW motif cupin fold protein, whose protein sequence is MKMSDIPFGTTAWAALAATEHPGETGRALWRTQQFGEVRVRMVEYSAGYLADHWCSKGHILLCLSGELHTELEDGRVFTLTPGMSYQVADSAEAHRSWSDSGAQLFIVD
- a CDS encoding EAL domain-containing protein; this translates as MDSIFKRTPDRKGLLLTIAGLTPLLLCLIFTYIDARQIVTRQQAVTASMLLNQAEAISDQAWNMVGYLRKLSGKSCSDINEQLQQYASQFPYFRSIGLMQDGMVTCSSIFGGMKGDLSSMLLRPAPEPRKAWWMLSLSGTFSVRDRPAVMYMRDLPNQFSSYAVVDGQYLLDFMHAVGKSHGYNISLQFGGGYAIDSAFTPANSPSLLRSHTLTVSSKRYPVDATVISPPADLALTWRQGLMTYFPMATIFSLLLMMSTNNWLKRKVSIHDQLRQALLRREFSVHYQPVCNIETGTFSGVEALMRWQLPNGNWARPDLFIGAAEEEEMIVPLTQHLLQTIAEEARSWQVPPGFHIAINIAGEHIQHPDFVADIRNFAAQMASHQPNITLELTERSLISDGDEVIQKLETLRREGIRIAIDDFGTGHCSLSYLQTFPLDYLKIDRGFVNAIESAEGEAPVLDAIIMLSQKLKLSIVAEGVETVKQLAYLQARGVIFIQGYLYARPMSSEALMAWIQQEGQHPLTFQPQKPTIV